A DNA window from Arachis hypogaea cultivar Tifrunner chromosome 18, arahy.Tifrunner.gnm2.J5K5, whole genome shotgun sequence contains the following coding sequences:
- the LOC112772203 gene encoding transcription factor bHLH115, with protein sequence MILSLRVLLISSHTSTCCFFSLPLNMDIDSSGGTSNWLYDYGFDNISVADFMAPDSAAFTWLPQPQPHTNFKPPSSNISLEMEYSVDSIVLEGGPSKRLRTESCASGTKACREKLRRDKLNERFLELSSILEPGSMQPKTDKVAILSDAVRVVNQLRDEAEKLKEMNDEMLEKIKELKAEKNELRDEKNRLKVEREKLEQQFKMTNVQPSFLHHAPAATKAQGASQKLIPFIGYPGIAMWQFMPPAAVDTSKDHLLRPPVA encoded by the exons ATGATTTTGAGCCTTAGAGTTTTACTTATAAG TTCACACACAAGCACTTGTTGTTTCTTCTCACTCCCTCTCAATATGGACATAGATTCTTCAGGAGGCACATCCAATTGGCTCTACGATTATGGCTTTGATAACATCTCTGTTGCTGACTTCATGGCTCCAGACTCTGCTGCTTTCACCTGGCTGCCTCAACCTCAGCCACACACCAATTTCAAGCCTCCTTCTTCCAATATCAG CTTGGAAATGGAATACTCAGTGGATTCAATTGTGCTGGAAGGTGGCCCTTCAAAGCG GTTGAGGACTGAATCATGTGCATCTGGAACCAAGGCATGTCGAGAGAAATTGCGAAGGGACAAACTGAATGAGAG GTTTCTGGAACTGAGTTCCATCTTGGAGCCTGGTAGCATGCAGCCCAAAACCGACAAGGTTGCCATATTAAGTGATGCCGTCCGAGTCGTAAACCAATTAAGAGATGAAGCAGAGAAGCTGAAGGAAATGAATGATGAAATGCTTGAAAAAATTAAAGAGCTCAAG GCTGAGAAGAATGAGCTTCGGGATGAGAAAAATAGGCTCAAGGTAGAGAGAGAGAAGTTGGAGCAGCAATTCAAGATGACAAATGTTCAGCCAAGCTTCCTCCATCATGCTCCGGCCGCCACGAAAGCACAAGGTGCTAGCCAAAAGCTGATACCCTTCATAGGTTACCCTGGCATAGCCATGTGGCAGTTTATGCCCCCAGCTGCAGTTGATACATCAAAGGATCATCTCCTTCGTCCACCAGTGGCATAA
- the LOC112772204 gene encoding early nodulin-like protein 8, whose amino-acid sequence MGVLEIIVRVTLVTVLIKLVMATDHIVGGPNGGWDTSSDLQSWALSQKFSVGDKLIFQYPPNHNVIEVTKADYDSCQLTKPIQTYNDGKTTIPLTSPGKKYYICGTIGHCSTGMKVEIDTTLATAATSSASSSPVESPSPQEIPIIPSPGPEGVTLTPSPSAESPSYGVPLASSPLLDTPLETPTLSPMVPSTEFTGSAASPLENHSVDQPDSSSASKVMQAAVLSYLTMIVAF is encoded by the exons ATGGGTGTACTTGAAATCATAGTCAGAGTAACTTTGGTGACTGTACTTATCAAATTGGTCATGGCTACAGATCACATTGTTGGAGGACCAAATGGAGGGTGGGATACAAGCTCAGACCTTCAATCATGGGCATTATCTCAGAAGTTTTCAGTTGGAGACAAACTCA TTTTTCAGTATCCACCAAATCATAATGTGATTGAAGTTACTAAAGCAGATTATGACTCTTGCCAATTAACAAAACCAATTCAGACCTACAATGATGGCAAGACAACCATTCCTCTTACTTCACCAGGAAAAAAGTACTACATTTGTGGAACAATAGGACATTGCAGCACAGGAATGAAGGTTGAAATAGACACTACTCTAGCCACTGCTGCAACTTCCTCTGCTTCATCATCACCAGTAGAATCTCCTTCACCACAAGAAATTCCCATCATTCCCTCTCCAGGTCCAGAGGGAGTAACACTAACCCCTTCACCATCAGCTGAATCACCGAGTTATGGTGTTCCATTGGCATCATCTCCATTGTTGGATACACCTCTTGAAACTCCTACACTCTCACCAATGGTTCCTTCCACTGAATTTACTGGTTCTGCTGCCTCACCTCTCGAAAACCATTCGGTAGACCAGCCAGATTCATCATCAGCCAGCAAAGTCATGCAAGCGGCAGTGCTAAGCTATTTAACAATGATTGTGGCCTTTTAA
- the LOC112769517 gene encoding uncharacterized protein → MADKENPQLSQDDLLAQIAELQAEVRRIAELPTQNNGENSKGSAQSTADPLNIVPPKEKLTLDNPFSEEITNYQMPKNFTLPTALEPYKGFGDPRAHVKKFQSMMFFNGPNNEPVLCRAFPTYLDGAALLWFSKLSAGSISSFEDLARSFIDYFAASRIYVHGLDFLGTIKQGQHESLKDYMTRFADATMEIQDLDPAVHLHALKAGLRPGKFRETIAITKPKTLEEFRERAAGQMEIEELREAQKSDKQPHRRDEERTFRSPGNRDTKKPPEPASKYNTYTRFNTRRENIIREILNARIIKPPARAGNYQDQRFVDKTKHCAFHRKFGHTTDDCIVAKDLLERLARQGLLDKYIETRKGRGGNSDRAEHKQATADDKKERTTPDPPRGVINHISGGFAGGGETSSARKRSYRTMLAIEGTIQPKKDKEPDVTISFNQTDFKLASPNLDDPVVISIQVGELLVRKTLLDPGSSADILFYSTFTKMKLSEKLIQPSSGELIGFSGERVPIMGHIWLKTTMGEIPTSKSIDIQYLIVNCYSPYNIILGRPALNIFRAVVSTLHLCVKFPVQENKIATVYADHQEARQCYNAGLKPVQTEQEARPQVQAIHMTANSATLADLDPREDLGERPRPMDDLQQITLTADDKPCTYVGEALEGTDRARLIHILRQNADLFAWTPDDMPGINPEVICHKLAIDKTIRPVAQKKRNLGEEKKQAALEETQKLLNAGFIREIRFTTWLSNVVMILMHPEDQSKTAFITEHGNFCYKVMPFGLKNAGATYQRLMDKVFQQQIGRNMEVYVDDMVAKTPMQGSHCDDLVEIFRQLRAYNMRLNPDKCAFGVQGGKFLGFMLTSRGIEANPEKCRAVLNMTSPKTVKEVQQLAGRIAALSRFLPAVANRFYHFFQTFSKGRKFNWTDECENAFTELKQHLTSPPILQRPETGNPLYLYLSVSNHAISSVLVTETGRKQSPVYFISRVLQPTETRYPKIEQLALALVTTARRLRHYFQSHTIIVRTDQPLRQILTRPELAGRLIKWSVKLSEFDIQYDSRKTLKSQVLADFISEMTNDTHNTEVSWSIHVDGASNKEGSGAGILLKEGDKVVAEQSLQFRFNASNNQAEYEALLAGLKLALQLQIPRITAYCDSSLVVHQIKGEFQVPDWRTPFFDYINTGTIPKGEPNLPLFRRRASFYTVLGNTLYRRGHSQPLLKCISKEEAEEVMAETHEGVCGNHIGGRALATKILRTGYYWPTIKRDCITKVKACDNCQKHATLSETPAEELHTIEVSWPFDRWGLDILGPFPKAPGQVKFLLVSIDYFSKWIEAQPLAHITAEKVRSFIWKNIICRYGIPREIISDNGRQFTDHKLATFLTNFNIKHHFSSVEHPQTNGQVESANRIILQGLKKKLSEAKGEWADLIPEILWSYNTSIQTATGETPFKLVYGAEALIPVEVSVPTLRTELYNQPNNQQARSAELDLVEEDKDISAIKQRARKRYLEQRHHKRVVHRSFNNGDLVLRRTEDARKPPAHGKLAANWEGPFRVLQNLGKGGLQIRNP, encoded by the exons ATGGCTGACAAGGAAAATCCACAACTCTCACAGGATGACCTCCTGGCTCAGATCGCTGAGCTTCAGGCGGAGGTACGAAGGATAGCCGAGCTCCCAACACAAAATAATGGAGAGAACTCCAAAGGCTCGGCTCAAAGTACGGCGGACCCTTTAAACATCGTCCCGCCAAAGGAAAAGCTCACCCTCGACAACCCCTTCTCCGAGGAGATCACGAATTACCAGATGCCAAAAAACTTTACGCTGCCCACCGCGCTGGAGCCGTACAAGGGGTTCGGCGACCCCCGAGCCCATGTGAAGAAGTTCCAATCGATGATGTTCTTCAACGGCCCGAACAATGAGCCCGTCCTCTGTCGAGCATTTCCCACTTACCTAGATGGTGCAGCGTTACTCTGGTTTTCTAAACTTTCTGCAGGTTCGATCTCCTCCTTTGAAGACCTCGCCAGATCATTTATTGATTACTTCGCTGCATCAAGAATATATGTACATGGCTTGGACTTTCTCGGCACCATCAAACAAGGTCAGCACGAGAGTCTGAAAGACTACATGACCAGATTCGCTGACGCCACTATGGAGATCCAAGACTTGGACCCGGCCGTTCACCTGCACGCTCTCAAGGCCGGCCTCAGACCTGGCAAATTTCGGGAGACCATTGCCATAACAAAACCAAAGACGCTAGAGGAATTCCGAGAAAGGGCGGCTGGGCAAATGGAGATCGAAGAACTCCGAGAAGCCCAGAAATCAGACAAACAGCCACATCGGAGAGATGAGGAAAGGACTTTCAGATCGCCAGGCAACAGGGACACAAAAAAACCTCCTGAGCCCGCGTCAAAGTACAACACATACACCAGATTTAACACCAGAAGAGAGAACATCATCAGAGAGATCCTCAACGCCAGAATCATAAAACCACCAGCCCGAGCAGGGAACTACCAGGATCAACGATTTGTGGACAAGACAAAACATTGTGCCTTCCACCGAAAGTTCGGTCATACCACAGATGACTGCATCGTTGCGAAGGACCTCCTGGAAAGACTAGCACGCCAAGGTCTCCTGGACAAATACATTGAGACCCGGAAGGGCAGAGGAGGAAACTCGGACAGGGCAGAGCATAAGCAAGCAACGGCTGACGACAAAAAAGAGAGGACGACTCCTGATCCACCAAGAGGAGTCATCAACCACATATCAGGAGGATTCGCAGGCGGAGGAGAAACAAGCTCGGCCAGGAAGCGGAGCTATAGAACAATGCTGGCAATCGAAGGAACCATACAACCAAAGAAGGACAAAGAACCAGACGTCACAATATCCTTCAACCAAACAGACTTCAAATTGGCAAGCCCTAACCTCGACGATCCCGTGGTAATTTCCATCCAGGTCGGAGAGCTGTTGGTAAGAAAAACATTGTTAGATCCAGGTAGTAGTGCTGACATTTTATTTTACTCTActtttacaaaaatgaaattatCAGAGAAATTGATACAACCCTCCTCTGGAGAGCTAATTGGGTTCTCCGGAGAGAGAGTCCCCATCATGGGGCATATATGGCTAAAGACCACAATGGGAGAGATCCCTACGTCAAAATCAATTGATATTCAATATCTAATAGTAAACTGTTACAGCCCTTATAATATTATACTTGGGAGACCCGCACTGAACATATTCAGGGCAGTGGTGTCCACATTACACCTGTGTGTCAAGTTTCCAGTGCAGGAAAACAAGATCGCTACGGTGTACGCCGACCATCAAGAAGCTCGGCAGTGTTACAACGCTGGCCTAAAACCAGTCCAAACAGAACAGGAAGCTCGGCCCCAGGTTCAAGCAATCCACATGACGGCCAACTCAGCAACACTAGCCGATCTAGACCCAAGGGAAGACCTCGGCGAAAGACCTCGGCCAATGGACGATCTTCAACAAATAACACTAACAGCAGACGACAAACCATGCACATATGTCGGAGAGGCATTAGAAGGGACAGACCGAGCAAGACTCATCCACATACTGCGTCAGAACGCCGACCTTTTTGCATGGACACCAGATGACATGCCCGGAATCAACCCAGAAGTCATCTGCCATAAGCTAGCAATTGACAAAACAATCCGACCAGTTGCACAGAAGAAAAGGAACCTCGGAGAAGAGAAAAAACAAGCAGCACTCGAAGAAACCCAGAAGCTCCTCAATGCAGGTTTCATCAGAGAGATTCGCTTCACCACATGGTTGTCcaacgtggtaatg attCTAATGCATCCAGAAGACCAAAGCAAAACAGCTTTTATAACAGAACATGGGAATTTTTGTTACAAGGTAATGCCCTTTGGCCTAAAGAATGCAGGGGCAACATATCAAAGGCTAATGGACAAGGTATTCCAACAACAGATAGGCCGCAATatggaggtctacgtagatgACATGGTAGCAAAAACACCTATGCAGGGGTCACACTGTGACGACCTAGTAGAAATCTTCAGACAACTCCGAGCATATAACATGAGACTCAATCCAGACAAATGTGCGTTCGGAGTACAAGGAGGGAAGTTCCTGGGATTCATGTTAACATCTCGAGGCATCGAGGCCAACCCAGAAAAGTGCAGGGCCGTGCTGAACATGACAAGCCCAAAAACGGTAAAGGAAGTCCAGCAACTTGCAGGACGAATAGCTGCCCTGTCACGTTTCCTACCTGCAGTGGCAAACCGATTTTATCACTTTTTCCAGACATTCTCTAAAGGCAGGAAGTTCAACTGGACAGACGAATGCGAAAACGCTTTTACCGAACTTAAACAACACTTAACATCACCACCAATCCTCCAAAGACCAGAGACAGGTAACCCACTGTATTTATACCTATCAGTATCTAACCATGCTATAAGCTCGGTTTTAGTAACAGAAACAGGAAGAAAGCAAAGCccagtatacttcatcagtagggTGCTACAACCAACAGAAACAAGGTACCCGAAGATAGAACAACTGGCGCTAGCACTAGTCACCACAGCAAGAAGACTGCGGCACTATTTTCAGAGCCACACAATCATAGTACGAACGGACCAACCGCTAAGGCAGATATTGACCAGACCCGAGCTCGCCGGCAGGTTGATAAAGTGGTCGGTcaagctctccgagttcgacatcCAGTACGACTCAAGGAAAACACTGAAGTCACAGGTGCTAGCCGACTTTATATCGGAGATGACTAATGATACACATAATACAGAGGTCAGTTGGAGCATACATGTAGATGGAGCGTCAAACAAAGAAGGCAGTGGGGCAGGGATACTACTAAAAGAAGGAGACAAAGTGGTGGCCGAGCAGTCACTACAGTTCCGCTTCAACGCAAGCAACAATCAGGCAGAGTATGAGGCCCTACTTGCTGGACTAAAGCTCGCCCTACAACTACAAATACCTCGAATAACAGCCTACTGCGACTCTTCCTTAGTGGTACATCAAATAAAGGGCGAATTTCAG GTCCCAGATTGGCGAACACCTTTTTTCGATTACATCAATACAGGCACCATTCCAAAAGGTGAGCCGAACTTGCCGCTCTTCAGAAGAAGAGCAAGCTTCTATACAGTGCTCGGAAACACCTTATACAGGCGAGGACATTCACAACCATTGCTCAAGTGCATCAGCAAAGAGGAAGCCGAGGAGGTTATGGCTGAAACCCATGAAGGAGTCTGTGGCAACCATATCGGCGGCCGAGCATTAGCAACGAAGATCTTGCGAACAGGATACTATTGGCCGACGATAAAACGGGACTGCATCACAAAAGTCAAAGCATGTGATAATTGTCAAAAGCATGCCACCCTCTCAGAGACCCCAGCCGAGGAGCTCCATACCATagaggtaagctggcctttcGATAGGTGGGGATTGGATATCCTCGGACCCTTTCCGAAAGCGCCAGGCCAGGTAAAGTTCCTCTTAGTGTCAATTGATTATTTCTCCaagtggatagaagcacaacCACTAGCACACATAACAGCAGAAAAAGTGCGATCCTTTATATGGAAAAATATCATATGCAGATACGGTATCCCACGAGAGATAATCTCGGATAACGGGAGACAATTTACAGATCATAAGCTCGCCACTTTTCTGACAAATTTTAACATCAAACATCACTTCAGCTCAGTAGAGCACCCGCAAACTAACGGACAAGTTGAATCAGCTAACAGAATTATCTTGCAGGGATTAAAGAAAAAACTCAGCGAAGCTAAAGGGGAGTGGGCCGACCTCATTCCAGAAATTCTATGGAGTTACAACACCAGCATCCAAACTGCCACAGGGGAAACTCCCTTCAAATTGGTATATGGCGCAGAAGCGCTCATTCCAGTAGAGGTCAGCGTCCCAACGTTAAGGACCGAGCTCTATAATCAACCAAACAATCAACAAGCTCGGTCAGCTGAACTGGACCTCGTAGAAGAAGACAAAGACATCTCCGCCATAAAGCAGCGAGCCAGAAAACGATATCTAGAGCAAAGACACCACAAAAGAGTAGTCCACAGGTCTTTCAACAATGGAGACCTTGTACTCAGACGAACAGAAGATGCACGGAAACCACCAGCACATGGCAAATTAGCGGCAAATTGGGAAGGTCCCTTCCGAGTTCTCCAAAACCTCGGAAAAGGGGGCTTACAAATTAGAAACCCTTAG
- the LOC112773182 gene encoding beta-amylase, with protein sequence MERLVQGGIGTRNIRLEIGGRYAYEGIPWWVGGAKRVGTAKKPTATKHAFKLDCEYVKKNNPGCGRRRGRGVGVALKAAIAEPKAPIPTTYDDPMLANYVPVYVMLPLGVVTNDNVLEDREGLEQQLKELHAAGVDGVMVDVWWGIVESKGPQEYDWSAYRDLFQLVQHSKLKLQAIMSFHQCGGNVGDSVSIPIPKWVLEIGVSDPDIFYTNPNGIRNKECLSIGVDNRPLFHGRTAIQMYSDYMKSFRENMEDFLESELMIDVEVGLGPAGELRYPSYSRNLGWVFPGIGEFQCYDKYLKADFKEAATKAGHPEWDLPDNAGESNDTPESTEFFRSNGTYTTEKGKFFLTWYSNKLLIHGDEILDEANKAFLGCKLKLAAKVAGIHWWYKTESHAAELTSGYYNLKDRDGYRPIARMLSRHDALFNFTCLEMRNSEQRPDARSGAQELVQQVLSGGWMEKLEVAGENALARYDRAAYDQILLNARPNGVNKKGPPKLRMYGVTYLRLSHELMEKTNFDIFKTFVRKMHADQDYCPEPEKYNHYMYPMVRSKAKIPVEALLEATKPVKPYTWHRETDMSVGGVGGVLADILAIILCIFKQRRNQD encoded by the exons ATGGAAAGGTTAGTACAAGGTGGAATTGGTACGAGGAATATTAGGCTTGAGATTGGAGGAAGGTATGCGTATGAGGGAATCCCATGGTGGGTTGGAGGAGCCAAACGTGTAGGCACAGCAAAGAAGCCAACGGCAACAAAGCATGCCTTCAAATTGGATTGCGAGTATGTCAAGAAAAACAACCCAGGTTGTGGTCGACGTCGTGGTCGTGGTGTTGGGGTGGCACTCAAAGCGGCAATTGCTGAACCAAAG GCTCCAATACCTACTACTTACGACGATCCAATGCTTGCAAATTATGTACCAGTATATGTCATGCTCCCA CTAGGAGTTGTTACAAACGACAATGTCTTAGAAGACAGAGAAGGACTTGAGCAACAGCTGAAGGAGCTTCATGCTGCAGGTGTTGATGGTGTTATGGTTGATGTGTGGTGGGGCATTGTGGAATCAAAGGGGCCTCAGGAGTATGATTGGTCAGCATATAGAGACTTGTTTCAACTTGTTCAACATTCCAAGCTCAAGTTACAGGCCATAATGTCATTTCACCAGTGTGGTGGCAATGTGGGAGATTCCGTTTCCATCCCAATCCCTAAATGGGTCCTTGAAATCGGAGTATCAGACCCTGATATCTTCTACACCAACCCCAATGGCATAAGGAACAAGGAATGTTTGTCCATTGGGGTTGACAATAGGCCTTTATTCCATGGCAGAACCGCTATTCAG ATGTATAGTGATTACATGAAGAGCTTCAGAGAGAACATGGAAGATTTTTTAGAATCTGAGCTGATGATAGACGTTGAAGTTGGGCTTGGCCCTGCTGGAGAACTCAGATATCCCTCTTACTCAAGAAATCTGGGGTGGGTATTTCCTGGCATTGGAGAATTTCAG TGCTATGACAAATACCTAAAAGCTGATTTCAAAGAGGCTGCAACAAAAGCAGGCCATCCTGAATGGGATCTTcctgataatgctggtgaatccAATGACACGCCTGAATCAACAGAGTTCTTTAGATCAAATGGAACCTACACAACAGAAAAAGGGAAGTTTTTTCTTACATGGTACTCAAATAAGTTGCTGATCCATGGTGatgagatccttgatgaagccaacaAGGCATTCCTAGGTTGCAAATTGAAGTTAGCAGCAAAA GTAGCTGGAATTCACTGGTGGTATAAAACAGAAAGCCATGCAGCAGAGCTTACTTCAGGATACTACAACTTAAAAGATAGAGATGGATACCGGCCTATAGCGAGGATGCTGTCTCGGCACGACGCTCTCTTCAATTTCACATGTCTTGAAATGAGGAACTCTGAGCAAAGACCTGATGCCAGAAGTGGTGCACAGGAACTTGTTCAGCAA GTTCTAAGCGGAGGGTGGATGGAGAAGCTTGAAGTTGCAGGGGAAAATGCGCTTGCAAGGTATGATCGTGCAGCTTACGACCAAATCCTTCTGAATGCTAGACCAAATGGTGTCAACAAAAAGGGCCCTCCAAAACTAAGGATGTATGGAGTCACATACCTCCGTTTGTCACATGAGTTAATGGAGAAAACAAATTTTGATATATTCAAAACCTTTGTGAGAAAGATGCATGCTGATCAG GATTATTGTCCAGAGCCAGAGAAGTACAACCATTACATGTATCCTATGGTGAGATCAAAGGCAAAGATACCAGTGGAGGCTCTTCTTGAAGCAACAAAGCCAGTAAAGCCATATACATGGCATAGAGAAACAGACATGAGTGTTGGTGGTGTTGGTGGTGTACTTGCTGATATACTAGCCATTATCTTATGTATATTTAAGCAGCGCCGAAACCAAGACTAA